Genomic DNA from Nakamurella alba:
CGCTACCAGCCGTTCGCCCCGATCGACCTGCCCGACCGCACCTGGCCGACGAAGGTCATCGACAAGGCACCGCTGTGGTGCGCCGTCGACCTGCGTGACGGCAACCAGGCGCTGATCGACCCGATGACCCCGGCCCGCAAGCGCCGCATGTTCGACCTGCTCGTGGCCATGGGCTACAAGGAGATCGAGGTCGGGTTCCCGGCCGCATCGCAGACCGACTTCGACTTCGTCCGCGAGATCATCGAGCAGGAGGCGATCCCCGAGGACGTCCGGATCCAGGTGCTGACCCAGGCCCGGCCGGAGCTGATCGCCCGCACCTTCGAGGCCGTCGAGGGATCCCACTCGGCCGTGGTGCACCTGTACAACTCCACCTCCACCCTGCAGCGGCGCGTGGTGTTCGGCCAGGACCGCGCCGGCATCACCCGGATCGCCACCGACGGCGCCGAGGAGGTCGCCCGCTGGGCGGAGAAGTACCCGGACACCGACTGGCGTTTCGAGTACTCCCCCGAGTCCTACACCGGCACCGAGCTGGAGTACGCGGTCGAGGTGTGCAACGCGGTGTCCGCGGTGTGGCAGCCCACCCCGTCCAACCCGATGATCGTGAACCTGCCGGCCACCGTCGAGATGGCCACCCCGAACGTCTACGCCGACTCCATCGAGTGGATGCACCGCAACCTGGAACGCCGTGACGCGCTGGTGCTCTCGCTGCACCCGCACAACGACCGCGGCACTGCGGTGGCCGCTGCCGAGCTGGGCTACATGGCCGGCGCGGACCGGATCGAGGGCTGCCTGTTCGGCAACGGCGAGCGCACCGGCAACGTCTGCCTGGTCACCCTGGGCCTGAACATGTTCAGCCAGGGCGTCGACCCGCAGATCGACTTCTCCGACATCGACGAGATCCGGCGCACCGTCGAGTACTGCAACCAGCTGGCGGTGCCGGAGCGGCACCCGTACGGCGGCGACCTGGTCTACACCGCCTTCTCCGGATCGCACCAGGACGCGATCAAGAAGGGCTTCGACCACCTGAACCGGGACGCGCAGACCGCGGGGGTGCCGGTGGACGAGTTCACCTGGCAGGTGCCCTACCTGCCGATCGACCCGAAGGACGTCGGCCGCTCCTACGAGGCCGTGATCCGGGTGAACTCGCAGTCCGGCAAGGGCGGCGTGGCCTACATCATGAAGACCGAGCACGGCCTGGACCTGCCGCGCCGGCTGCAGATCGAATTCAGCCGCGTCGTGCAGCAGCACACC
This window encodes:
- the leuA gene encoding 2-isopropylmalate synthase → MSTPPVSRLRPPAGDIPVGQPAWNRQRPSSMPFARYQPFAPIDLPDRTWPTKVIDKAPLWCAVDLRDGNQALIDPMTPARKRRMFDLLVAMGYKEIEVGFPAASQTDFDFVREIIEQEAIPEDVRIQVLTQARPELIARTFEAVEGSHSAVVHLYNSTSTLQRRVVFGQDRAGITRIATDGAEEVARWAEKYPDTDWRFEYSPESYTGTELEYAVEVCNAVSAVWQPTPSNPMIVNLPATVEMATPNVYADSIEWMHRNLERRDALVLSLHPHNDRGTAVAAAELGYMAGADRIEGCLFGNGERTGNVCLVTLGLNMFSQGVDPQIDFSDIDEIRRTVEYCNQLAVPERHPYGGDLVYTAFSGSHQDAIKKGFDHLNRDAQTAGVPVDEFTWQVPYLPIDPKDVGRSYEAVIRVNSQSGKGGVAYIMKTEHGLDLPRRLQIEFSRVVQQHTDSEGGEVSPSSMWGFFAGEYLDRTSPVEFLRARIETPEDAPDHLDTLAARIIVDGQEQVLRGTGNGPVAAFTDILGQVGHDIRVLDYVEHALSAGGDARAAAYLECAIGSQVFWGVGIDSSITRASLKAMVSAVNRAAAVQVDDQD